A single genomic interval of Lathyrus oleraceus cultivar Zhongwan6 chromosome 7, CAAS_Psat_ZW6_1.0, whole genome shotgun sequence harbors:
- the LOC127106432 gene encoding 7-deoxyloganetin glucosyltransferase — protein MNNKMNPLKLHVVCVPLPAQGHINPMLKLAKLLHQSGFYITFVHTKFNFDRLMKSNGPNSLKGLPDFRFETISDGLPPENQRGIMDLPDLCITMPIDGLISFRGLIAKLVSSENVPPVSCIVSDGVMNFTYKVAEEFNIPEFKLFTPSGCGMLGYLNFDELQKRGYFPLKDEKNISDGYLETEVDWIPSMSGIRLKDFPTFFRTTNSSNTMFNYNRDSVNNAMKAKGIILNTFQELESEVLDAIKIKYPNLYPIGPLPLLYKNISSNSNNHLESIDFSLWKEDVNCMKWLDKKDKGSVVYVNFGSLVIMNTKQLREFAWGLANTKYFFLWVIRPNLVECGDEVLSNDEFVKEIENRGLILEWAPQEKVLGHSSIGGFLTHCGWNSMLESICEGVPMVCWPFFAEQQTNCFYACSKWGVGIEIESDVSREQVEGLVKELMGGVKGKEMKKRGVDWKHKAKAATTIGGSSYDNYNSLVLQLKILSGQ, from the exons ATGAATAACAAAATGAATCCACTAAAGCTCCATGTGGTTTGTGTTCCTCTCCCAGCACAAGGTCACATAAACCCAATGCTAAAACTAGCAAAACTCCTCCATCAAAGTGGCTTCTACATAACCTTTGTCCACACAAAATTCAATTTTGATCGTTTGATGAAATCCAATGGCCCAAATTCTTTAAAGGGTCTTCCAGATTTTAGATTTGAAACCATATCTGATGGATTGCCACCAGAAAACCAACGAGGAATAATGGACTTGCCAGATTTGTGCATAACTATGCCTATTGATGGGTTGATTTCGTTCAGAGGTCTTATAGCAAAGCTTGTTTCTTCAGAAAATGTGCCTCCTGTTAGTTGCATAGTTTCTGATGGTGTAATGAATTTTACCTATAAAGTTGCTGAAGAATTCAATATTCCTGAGTTCAAGTTATTTACTCCTAGTGGTTGTGGTATGTTGGGATATCTAAACTTTGATGAGCTTCAGAAAAGAGGATATTTTCCACTTAAAG ATGAGAAGAATATCAGTGATGGATATCTTGAAACTGAAGTTGATTGGATACCATCAATGAGTGGTATTAGACTAAAAGATTTTCCAACCTTCTTTAGAACTACAAATTCTTCAAATACAATGTTCAATTACAACAGAGATTCAGTGAACAATGCAATGAAAGCAAAAGGTATCATCCTTAACACATTTCAAGAGTTAGAATCAGAGGTATTAGATGCAATTAAAATCAAGTACCCTAACCTTTATCCTATTGGTCCATTACCATTGCTCTATAAAAATATTTCATCAAATTCAAATAATCATTTGGAGTCTATTGATTTTAGTTTATGGAAGGAAGATGTTAATTGCATGAAATGGTTAGATAAAAAAGACAAAGGTTCAGTTGTTTATGTGAATTTTGGGAGCTTAGTGATTATGAATACAAAGCAATTAAGAGAATTTGCATGGGGATTAGCTAATACTAAATATTTTTTCTTATGGGTAATTAGGCCTAATCTTGTTGAATGTGGAGATGAGGTATTATCAAATGATGAATTTGTGAAAGAAATTGAAAATAGAGGATTAATATTGGAGTGGGCCCCTCAAGAGAAAGTTCTAGGTCATTCATCAATTGGAGGCTTTTTAACTCATTGTGGATGGAATTCAATGTTGGAAAGTATTTGTGAGGGTGTGCCTATGGTTTGTTGGCCTTTCTTTGCTGAGCAACAAACtaattgtttttatgcatgtAGTAAATGGGGGGTTGGAATAGAAATTGAGAGTGATGTTAGTAGAGAACAAGTTGAAGGGTTAGTGAAGGAACTTATGGGGGGTGTGAAAGGGAAAGAAATGAAGAAGAGGGGTGTTGATTGGAAGCATAAAGCTAAGGCTGCTACAACAATTGGAGGGTCTTCTTATGATAATTATAATAGTTTGGTTTTGCAATTGAAAATTTTAAGTGGTCAATAA